DNA sequence from the Halorussus limi genome:
GGCCGACCGTCGGTGGCATCCGAACGCCGACCGGTCAGTCGTCGGAGTCCTCGGTGACGTCGAACGTGTCGTCGTCCGCCACGAGGAGACTCCGGAGCAGGACGAGGACCGGGAACACTTCGAGTCTACCGGCCCACATGACGACCACCAGCGTCAGCTTCGCCGACCCCGGCATCTCCGCGCCCGTGATGCCCGTCGAGAGTCCGACGGCGCTGACGGCGCTGGCCACGTCGAAAACGATTCGCGCGAGCGGAACCGAGTCGGGCATGAGTATCGCGAGGGCGAGGACGCCGAAGACGAACGTTCCGAACCACAGGACCGTCACGAACGACGCGTCGTCGTAGTTGGTCGCGGCGTGTCGGGTGACGATGGAACCGATGTACGACGACTCGCTGGCCGCCGCGTCCCGGTACCCGGTGTCGCCGCCGGGAAAGAACACGTTCGTCACCCTGTGCCACGTCCCCTTGACGAGGCTGAGACCCCGAATCACCTTGATGCCCGCCGCGGTCGAACCCATCGCGCCGCCGACGAACATCCCGAGAGTGACGACGACGAGCGCCGAGGTCGGCCACGAACCCACCGAGGCAGTCCCGAACCCGGCGCACGTCATCGCCGACACGAACTGAAACGTCCCGTACAGGGCGGCCGACTGGGCCGACGGGTACGTCGCGTCGAACGCGAGCAGTCCCGTGACCGCGACCGACCCGACGGCGAGCGACACCCACAGCCACCGCGACTGGAGGTCGACGTAGAACTCCCGGAGGTCGCCCCGGAGCGCGAGGTAGTACACCGGAACCGGGACCGCCCCGACCACCATAATCGGCATCAGCGCGACCTGCACGGGGGCACCGTAGGCCGCCGCGCTCGCGTCGGTTACCGTGAACCCGCCGGTCGAGATGGCGGACAGGCCGTGGTTGAGGGCCGCCCACGCCGACATCCCGACCGCCCAGAGGACCGCAATCGACGCGAGCGTGGCGACCGAGAACGCGAGCAGCATCGCGCGAGGTTCGGCCGGTCGCGACTTCATCTCGCCCACGGGAATCTC
Encoded proteins:
- a CDS encoding TrkH family potassium uptake protein → MEWDRRATFWNVGRALEYFSCITASLVAVSLAAGEYYAVPGVLGSALATFLAGVGFKRAGTPSETRDKALSYASAAAVWLVVGAFGALPFLSLAWTVALEPTLASAPPLSPTLAAFRSPTNALFEAVSGLTGTGLTVTRHESRLPATLQFWRSLLQWVGGVGIVVLVVSVFESAGPLAHYYESEIPVGEMKSRPAEPRAMLLAFSVATLASIAVLWAVGMSAWAALNHGLSAISTGGFTVTDASAAAYGAPVQVALMPIMVVGAVPVPVYYLALRGDLREFYVDLQSRWLWVSLAVGSVAVTGLLAFDATYPSAQSAALYGTFQFVSAMTCAGFGTASVGSWPTSALVVVTLGMFVGGAMGSTAAGIKVIRGLSLVKGTWHRVTNVFFPGGDTGYRDAAASESSYIGSIVTRHAATNYDDASFVTVLWFGTFVFGVLALAILMPDSVPLARIVFDVASAVSAVGLSTGITGAEMPGSAKLTLVVVMWAGRLEVFPVLVLLRSLLVADDDTFDVTEDSDD